The following are encoded in a window of Microcaecilia unicolor chromosome 14, aMicUni1.1, whole genome shotgun sequence genomic DNA:
- the LOC115457065 gene encoding olfactory receptor 2AP1-like — translation MNTASTERENKTSVAGFIILGFFNQTHQLVFIYTIVLPAYLISVLGNIGFLILMFSDHRLHKPMYFFLSNLSFLDICNTTVTLSTMLESLLKGNTFIPFSLCMTQYYMVTITVSTEFWLLTAMAYDRYVAISKPLHYQLLMNKRNCILLAATAWITGSLDMIPLVDFMSHFSFCGSKEINHFFCDQNALLKLSCSDTQNFETLVLSEGPFVAVIPFLLTLSSYICIIGAILKIRSSEGKRKAFSTCSSTSLLLFCSMPVLCAST, via the coding sequence ATGAACACTGCatcaacagagagagagaataagaCATCGGTCGCAGGATTCATCATTCTGGGCTTCTTTAACCAAACTCACCAGCTTGTTTTCATTTATACGATAGTTTTACCAGCCTACTTGATCTCTGTTCTGGGAAACATTGGATTCTTAATATTAATGTTCTCTGACCATCGGCTCCACAaacccatgtacttcttcctcagcAACTTGTCCTTCTTAGATATCTGTAACACCACAGTCACTCTGTCTACCATGTTGGAAAGTCTTTTAAAAGGGAACACCTTTATTCCATTTTCTCTCTGTATGACACAGTATTACATGGTAACAATTACTGTAAGTACAGAATTCTGGCTTCTCACAGCTATGGCCTACGACCGTTATGTGGCTATATCCAAACCCCTACATTACCAACTCTTGATGAACAAAAGGAACTGTATTTTACTTGCAGCCACTGCCTGGATAACTGGCTCTCTGGATATGATCCCTTTAGTAGATTTTATGTCCCACTTTTCATTTTGCGGTTCCAAAGAGAttaaccatttcttctgtgaTCAGAATGCACTGCTAAAACTCTCCTGCAGTGATACCCAAAACTTTGAAACTCTAGTACTTTCTGAAGGACCATTTGTGGCTGTCATCCCTTTCCTATTAACCCTGTCATCCTATATCTGTATCATCGGAGCCATCTTGAAAATCCGCTCTTCTGAAGGGAAGCGCAAGGCCTTTTCCACCTGCTCCTCCACCTCACTGTTGTTATTCTGTTCTATGCCTGTATTATGTGCATCTACATGA